The following coding sequences are from one Paenibacillus sp. JDR-2 window:
- a CDS encoding ArsB/NhaD family transporter has translation MEQIYHPASWQVTAAVVIFLTTYAIVITEKINRTVIALFGAVIMIVLGVLDMKLAFTEHIEWGTIFLLIGMMLLVGITNKTGVFQYAAVKAAQTAKGDPVKIFIILSLLTGLGSAFLDNVTTVLLIVPITFSITRILKITPVPFLLAEILSSNIGGTATLIGDPPNIMIGSANENLTFNDFLLNLAPVILVILVVTIALLVWIYRKKLIVTDESKQKLMELKAEDNITDRKLMMKSLTILLLTIAGFVLHSVIHIEAAAIAMGGATLLMLIGVKREDAEATFDMVEWETIFFFIGLFMLVGGLVETNIISNLANVTLQITSGDMTKTSMLVLWVSGIASATIDNIPFVASMIPLIQDLGAQMNITNPDDLNPLWWSLSLGACLGGNGTLIGASANVVVAGLAMREGKGFSYLDYLKIGAPLTLLALVISTIYIYFIVLP, from the coding sequence TTGGAACAGATTTACCATCCTGCTTCCTGGCAGGTAACCGCGGCTGTCGTTATTTTCCTCACGACGTATGCCATCGTCATTACGGAGAAAATAAACCGTACCGTTATCGCTTTATTTGGTGCGGTTATCATGATTGTGCTTGGCGTATTGGATATGAAGCTGGCCTTCACCGAACACATCGAATGGGGAACGATTTTCTTGCTGATCGGGATGATGCTCCTGGTTGGCATTACGAATAAGACGGGCGTGTTCCAATACGCTGCCGTTAAAGCGGCTCAGACCGCAAAAGGCGATCCGGTTAAGATTTTTATTATCCTGTCTTTGCTTACGGGGCTTGGCTCAGCTTTTCTCGATAATGTAACGACCGTGCTTCTTATCGTTCCGATTACGTTTTCGATTACCCGGATACTGAAAATCACGCCGGTACCTTTTCTGCTGGCAGAAATCTTGTCGAGCAATATCGGAGGAACGGCTACCTTAATCGGCGATCCGCCTAATATCATGATTGGTTCGGCCAACGAGAATTTAACGTTTAATGATTTTCTTCTGAACCTGGCACCGGTTATTCTTGTTATTCTGGTTGTCACAATCGCCCTGCTTGTCTGGATTTACCGGAAAAAGCTGATTGTAACCGACGAATCCAAGCAGAAGCTTATGGAGTTAAAAGCGGAGGACAACATCACTGACCGTAAATTAATGATGAAGTCTTTAACCATCCTGCTGCTGACGATTGCCGGCTTTGTTCTTCACTCGGTCATTCACATTGAAGCGGCAGCGATTGCCATGGGCGGTGCCACGCTTCTTATGCTGATCGGAGTGAAGCGGGAGGATGCAGAGGCGACTTTCGATATGGTGGAGTGGGAAACGATCTTTTTCTTTATCGGATTGTTTATGCTTGTTGGCGGTCTGGTGGAGACCAATATCATCTCGAATCTGGCCAACGTCACGCTGCAGATTACTTCCGGCGATATGACTAAGACCTCCATGCTGGTATTATGGGTGTCGGGCATTGCTTCTGCGACTATCGACAACATCCCGTTTGTGGCATCGATGATTCCGCTCATTCAAGATTTGGGAGCTCAGATGAATATTACGAATCCCGATGATCTCAATCCGCTATGGTGGTCTTTGTCGCTTGGCGCATGCCTTGGCGGAAACGGAACGCTTATCGGGGCATCGGCCAACGTAGTTGTAGCGGGTCTTGCCATGCGGGAAGGCAAAGGCTTCAGCTACTTGGATTACTTGAAGATCGGAGCGCCGTTAACGCTGCTTGCTCTTGTTATTTCAACCATATATATCTATTTTATTGTACTGCCATAG
- a CDS encoding TIGR04086 family membrane protein — protein sequence MNSIKSIARPPRIGSPLIAGVIYSIIWLAIGALLLSFLLYFSNMKENNLPQYSLAVHGLSALAGGFVSGKRSGMKGWYHGALLGLIYGITVLTIGFLAANSGLSGKSAMMLLAAMLAGAFGGMIGVNLKK from the coding sequence ATGAATTCGATCAAATCGATCGCCCGGCCGCCGCGTATCGGCTCTCCGCTAATTGCAGGCGTTATATATTCGATTATTTGGCTTGCTATAGGCGCACTGTTGCTTTCGTTTTTGCTTTATTTCAGCAATATGAAGGAAAATAACCTGCCTCAGTACTCGCTTGCCGTCCATGGCTTATCCGCTCTAGCCGGCGGATTTGTATCGGGCAAACGCTCCGGTATGAAAGGCTGGTATCACGGTGCGCTGCTCGGCTTAATTTACGGCATTACCGTGCTGACCATCGGTTTCCTTGCAGCCAACAGCGGATTGTCCGGCAAAAGCGCCATGATGCTGCTTGCCGCAATGCTGGCTGGCGCCTTTGGCGGAATGATCGGGGTTAACCTTAAGAAATAA
- the yajC gene encoding preprotein translocase subunit YajC has product MNAYLAAGEAGGTNIFQMIWPFILMFAVFYFLLIRPQQKKTKQRNSLLSQLKKGDKIQTIGGLQGTIVELTDDIVVLRVNDTTKMTFDRSAISSVLNSAPAATE; this is encoded by the coding sequence ATGAATGCATATCTAGCAGCAGGCGAGGCAGGCGGCACGAATATTTTCCAAATGATCTGGCCTTTTATTCTTATGTTTGCGGTGTTCTATTTCTTGCTTATCCGTCCGCAACAAAAGAAAACCAAACAGCGCAACTCGCTTCTCAGCCAGCTGAAGAAGGGTGATAAAATTCAAACGATTGGCGGTCTTCAGGGCACAATCGTTGAGCTGACGGACGACATTGTTGTGCTTCGCGTAAACGACACAACCAAGATGACGTTCGACCGCAGCGCAATCAGCTCCGTACTGAACAGCGCGCCGGCAGCAACGGAATAA
- the tgt gene encoding tRNA guanosine(34) transglycosylase Tgt, translating to MVAVKYELIKVCKQSGARLGRVHTPHGVIETPTFMPVGTQATVKTMSPEELKTMDAQIILSNTYHLFLRPGHDIVGRAGGLHKFMNWDRPILTDSGGFQVFSLSDMRKITEEGVQFRSHLNGDKLFISPEKAMEIQNALGSDIMMAFDECPPYPADYDYVKQSLERTTRWAERCLNSHARKHDQGLFAIVQGGMYKDLRIQSAKDLTSMDFPGYAIGGLSVGEPKHLMYEVLDYTVPELPTTKPRYLMGVGSPDALIEGSIRGVDMFDCVLPTRIARNGTTMTSQGRLVVRNAKFAEDFGPLDPECSCYTCQNYSRAYIRHLLKADETFGIRLTTYHNLHFLLQLMRDVRQAIMEDRLLDFRDDFFTKYGLFDNDKGF from the coding sequence ATAGTGGCTGTAAAATACGAATTAATTAAAGTTTGCAAACAGTCCGGCGCGCGTCTTGGACGAGTCCATACTCCGCACGGCGTTATCGAGACGCCAACGTTTATGCCGGTAGGGACCCAGGCAACCGTCAAGACGATGAGTCCGGAAGAATTAAAAACGATGGACGCTCAAATTATTTTGAGCAACACGTACCATTTGTTCCTTCGCCCTGGCCATGATATTGTCGGCCGGGCAGGAGGCCTTCACAAATTCATGAACTGGGACCGTCCGATTCTGACCGACAGCGGCGGTTTTCAAGTATTCAGCTTAAGCGACATGCGCAAAATCACGGAGGAAGGCGTACAATTCCGCTCCCATCTGAACGGGGACAAGTTGTTTATCTCTCCGGAGAAGGCGATGGAGATCCAGAATGCGCTTGGCTCGGATATTATGATGGCCTTTGACGAATGTCCGCCATATCCGGCTGATTATGATTACGTGAAGCAATCGCTTGAGCGCACAACGCGCTGGGCAGAGCGTTGCCTGAATTCCCATGCCCGCAAACATGACCAAGGATTGTTTGCAATCGTGCAGGGTGGCATGTACAAAGACCTGCGGATCCAGAGCGCGAAGGATTTGACTTCCATGGATTTCCCGGGGTATGCTATTGGTGGACTAAGTGTAGGCGAGCCTAAGCATTTAATGTATGAGGTGCTTGATTACACGGTACCTGAGCTGCCAACAACCAAACCAAGGTATTTGATGGGCGTTGGTTCGCCGGACGCATTGATCGAAGGTTCGATCCGCGGTGTCGATATGTTCGACTGCGTATTGCCGACACGTATTGCCCGCAACGGGACAACGATGACAAGCCAAGGCCGGCTTGTTGTCCGCAACGCGAAGTTTGCGGAAGACTTTGGCCCGCTTGATCCGGAATGCTCTTGCTACACCTGCCAGAACTACTCGCGGGCTTATATCCGCCATTTGCTCAAAGCAGATGAAACGTTTGGCATCCGATTGACGACTTATCACAACTTACATTTCTTATTACAGCTCATGCGTGATGTACGTCAGGCGATTATGGAAGACCGTCTTCTTGATTTCCGCGATGATTTCTTCACGAAGTATGGACTGTTTGATAACGACAAAGGCTTTTAA
- the queA gene encoding tRNA preQ1(34) S-adenosylmethionine ribosyltransferase-isomerase QueA has product MNVDWFDFELPEHLIAQTPLADRTASRLLALNKETGEIAHRTFTDLAEYMNAGDVLVLNNTRVIPARLTGVKPDTGAKIELLLLKQLEGDRWETLAKPAKRIKVGSELWFGDNGSGEPLLRAIVEDEGDMGGRTIRFRYEGIFQELLDRLGEMPLPPYIKERLEERERYQTVYAKHEGSAAAPTAGLHFTKEFLQQLVDKGVKLAYITLHVGLGTFRPMSVDKVEEHEMHSEYYELDEQNAVIINEAKSSGARIIAVGTTSSRTLETVAARFEGGPIEACNGWTDIFIFPGYNFKLVDALLTNFHLPKSTLVMLVSALAGREAIMKAYGEAVREEYRFFSFGDAMFIY; this is encoded by the coding sequence ATGAACGTAGATTGGTTTGATTTTGAATTACCCGAGCATCTGATCGCTCAAACGCCTCTTGCAGACCGTACGGCTTCAAGATTACTGGCGCTTAACAAAGAGACGGGCGAAATCGCGCACCGTACCTTTACGGATCTCGCCGAATATATGAATGCGGGAGACGTGCTTGTTCTGAACAACACGCGCGTCATTCCGGCGCGTCTCACAGGAGTGAAGCCCGATACAGGCGCGAAGATCGAACTGTTGCTTCTGAAACAGCTGGAAGGCGACCGTTGGGAGACTTTGGCCAAGCCGGCCAAGCGTATAAAGGTAGGCTCTGAGCTGTGGTTCGGCGACAACGGAAGCGGTGAACCGCTTCTCCGCGCGATTGTAGAGGATGAAGGCGATATGGGGGGGCGGACGATTCGCTTCCGGTACGAGGGCATCTTCCAGGAGCTGCTCGACCGTCTAGGGGAGATGCCTCTGCCTCCTTATATCAAGGAAAGGCTGGAGGAGAGAGAACGCTACCAGACCGTATATGCCAAGCATGAAGGTTCGGCTGCAGCTCCTACGGCGGGGCTCCATTTTACGAAGGAGTTTCTGCAACAACTGGTCGACAAAGGGGTTAAGCTTGCTTATATTACCCTTCATGTTGGTCTCGGAACCTTCCGGCCGATGTCCGTTGATAAGGTTGAAGAGCATGAGATGCATTCGGAGTATTACGAGCTGGACGAACAAAATGCCGTAATAATAAATGAAGCCAAATCGTCGGGAGCCCGTATAATAGCTGTGGGCACAACCTCCTCGAGAACGCTCGAGACGGTAGCCGCAAGGTTTGAAGGCGGACCTATTGAGGCATGCAACGGCTGGACGGATATTTTTATTTTCCCGGGATACAACTTTAAGCTGGTAGACGCCCTGCTGACAAACTTCCATTTGCCGAAATCGACACTCGTAATGCTGGTCAGCGCACTGGCCGGACGGGAAGCGATTATGAAGGCTTACGGGGAGGCTGTTCGCGAAGAATACCGATTCTTCAGCTTCGGCGACGCCATGTTTATCTATTAG
- a CDS encoding SpoIID/LytB domain-containing protein: protein MNFQRWSFKRLSLLTIAGLLFVSTWWAKPSLGAVPQLDTIRVAIYLQLPGKYQVNTAAATFSSAGGLTIGMSDPSGTVPWINTGANVQSRIAKDDYKVKVIETESFDTALAVYKRLQALSGSGFITSLKKKGKTVYQVTEGTYGNAADATAAMTKWIADSTISKLIGSAKAAIQGPYHLESATTYASEAEAVKASDAFSAAGVDAFVGVRKADGSANVRYSVFVGTAASTAELNVVKTAAGAAGSGLKTADDSAYLLERNDHTLSGKADSPITLYAFPVNNAKVRIMPAGESTIKLTERSSRTYRGQFEVSEFNGKLAVVNELPFEQYLYSVVGGEMIASWPLEALKAQAVSARTYALYQGAGFQIANVVDSVSSQEYQGTVTEKPSTIQAVDETAGEVMLYNGKLIEALFSSNGGGKTADASEIWGNSVAYLKSVSSPTDSSSEKGLYNWYRVVLPNNQTGYIREDLLTDSGQTNAAGVKLMTVNTDASKVRKNPKVEDTVALVGQVNKGTVVAVLDKAVENNAMSWVKGPFTSSELLATMTKQASVTGPITSLQVGTTGPSGRVTQLLVNGQSYNVKYPDVLRSALGGLPSTLFKVDETAKVTMLGANGSTRTKTSSAQPVYMIQAGGKVTQADSNVIVMNGDSQIRATTKDPSFRFVGSGYGHGIGLSQYGALGLAQQGYDYSYILQYYYKDVTIAKE from the coding sequence ATGAATTTTCAACGATGGTCGTTCAAGCGGTTATCCCTGCTTACGATCGCCGGATTATTGTTTGTATCGACTTGGTGGGCCAAGCCGTCGCTTGGCGCCGTTCCGCAGCTTGATACGATTCGTGTTGCTATCTATCTGCAGCTGCCGGGAAAATACCAGGTTAACACGGCGGCAGCTACATTTTCTTCTGCCGGCGGTTTAACTATAGGAATGAGCGATCCTTCTGGTACGGTACCGTGGATCAATACCGGGGCGAATGTGCAGTCCCGGATTGCGAAGGACGACTACAAGGTAAAAGTAATCGAGACGGAAAGCTTTGATACGGCTCTTGCCGTTTATAAACGGCTGCAGGCCTTGTCGGGAAGCGGCTTTATTACTTCCCTGAAGAAAAAAGGAAAGACGGTCTATCAGGTAACGGAAGGTACATACGGCAATGCGGCGGATGCTACGGCAGCCATGACCAAATGGATAGCCGACAGCACGATCAGCAAACTGATCGGCAGTGCCAAAGCGGCTATTCAAGGGCCGTACCACCTGGAAAGCGCAACAACTTATGCTTCCGAAGCGGAGGCGGTTAAAGCTTCCGATGCCTTTAGCGCGGCGGGAGTGGATGCATTTGTAGGCGTTCGTAAAGCTGACGGCAGCGCAAATGTGCGTTATTCCGTGTTTGTTGGCACAGCAGCCAGCACGGCTGAACTTAATGTGGTTAAGACAGCTGCCGGCGCAGCGGGCAGCGGGCTGAAGACGGCGGATGATTCCGCTTATCTTCTGGAACGCAATGACCATACTTTAAGCGGCAAGGCAGACAGTCCAATTACGCTTTACGCATTCCCGGTTAATAATGCAAAGGTACGGATTATGCCGGCCGGTGAAAGCACGATCAAGCTTACGGAGCGCAGCAGCCGGACTTACCGGGGGCAATTCGAGGTTAGCGAATTTAACGGCAAGCTGGCCGTCGTTAACGAACTTCCGTTCGAGCAATATTTGTATTCGGTAGTTGGCGGTGAGATGATTGCGTCATGGCCGCTTGAAGCGCTTAAAGCACAGGCGGTATCGGCACGAACGTATGCGCTGTATCAGGGTGCCGGCTTCCAAATCGCTAACGTGGTGGATAGCGTAAGCAGCCAGGAATATCAGGGGACTGTAACGGAGAAGCCTTCTACTATTCAAGCGGTAGACGAGACGGCCGGCGAAGTGATGCTGTACAACGGCAAGCTGATTGAGGCTCTGTTCTCGTCGAACGGCGGCGGTAAAACGGCCGACGCTTCAGAGATTTGGGGTAATTCCGTTGCCTACTTGAAGAGCGTTTCCAGTCCGACGGACAGCTCCTCGGAGAAGGGCTTGTACAACTGGTATCGCGTTGTTCTTCCGAACAATCAGACCGGTTATATCCGCGAGGATCTCCTGACCGATTCCGGTCAGACGAATGCGGCCGGCGTAAAACTGATGACCGTAAATACGGACGCCTCTAAGGTGCGGAAAAATCCGAAAGTGGAAGATACCGTTGCGTTAGTCGGGCAAGTGAATAAAGGAACGGTTGTTGCCGTTCTGGACAAAGCGGTCGAGAACAACGCGATGTCCTGGGTGAAGGGGCCTTTCACGTCTTCGGAGCTTCTTGCTACGATGACGAAACAGGCTAGCGTCACAGGTCCGATTACTTCCTTGCAGGTCGGAACAACGGGTCCTTCGGGCCGTGTTACGCAATTGCTTGTCAATGGACAGTCTTACAATGTAAAATATCCAGATGTGCTTCGTTCGGCGCTTGGCGGATTGCCCAGCACGCTGTTTAAGGTAGACGAGACGGCGAAGGTGACCATGCTTGGGGCAAACGGCTCGACCCGCACGAAGACTTCCTCCGCTCAGCCCGTCTATATGATTCAGGCAGGCGGCAAAGTCACGCAGGCGGACAGCAACGTTATTGTTATGAACGGGGACAGCCAGATCCGTGCGACAACCAAGGATCCTTCCTTCCGTTTTGTCGGATCGGGGTACGGCCACGGAATCGGATTATCTCAATATGGAGCCTTAGGTCTGGCGCAGCAAGGGTATGACTACTCTTATATCTTGCAATACTACTATAAAGATGTAACCATCGCTAAGGAATGA
- a CDS encoding thiol-disulfide oxidoreductase DCC family protein, which yields MKSEREMLYVVYDGTCNLCMGTVRKLQELRSNANLIFVPIQSLGEAGNRVPGIEKVAEAELYEKMHVADEKGRLYAGADGVVRILRTIKGFRLLALLYRLPGLSRVGDLLYRYIAKRRYDWFGRTEQSCSVNGCSVPPQHERGKGNH from the coding sequence ATGAAGAGCGAGCGGGAAATGCTGTATGTCGTATATGACGGAACCTGTAATTTGTGCATGGGTACGGTAAGGAAGCTGCAAGAGCTTCGTTCCAACGCCAATCTGATTTTCGTGCCTATTCAATCGCTTGGCGAAGCGGGGAACCGTGTTCCGGGAATCGAGAAGGTAGCGGAGGCGGAACTATACGAGAAGATGCATGTCGCAGACGAAAAAGGCCGGCTCTATGCAGGCGCTGACGGCGTTGTCCGGATTTTGCGCACCATAAAAGGCTTCCGCCTGCTTGCTTTGCTTTACCGCTTGCCCGGCTTAAGCCGGGTTGGCGATTTATTGTACCGCTATATTGCGAAACGCAGATATGACTGGTTTGGACGTACGGAGCAAAGCTGCTCCGTGAATGGCTGCTCCGTGCCGCCGCAGCATGAGAGGGGAAAGGGGAATCATTGA
- the ruvB gene encoding Holliday junction branch migration DNA helicase RuvB, giving the protein MEDRIISANLMMDEQAMELSLRPRYLAEYIGQSKAKENLKIYIDAAKMRKEALDHVLLYGPPGLGKTTLSNIIANELGVNLRTTSGPAIERPGDLAALLTNLQEGDVLFIDEIHRLHRTVEEVLYPAMEDFALDIMIGKGPSARSVRLDLPPFTLIGATTRAGLLSAPLRDRFGVISRLEFYTMDELAYIVSRSAEIFDIAIIGEASEEIAMRSRGTPRIANRLLKRVRDYAQVRGDGIITHEIAKSALELQQVDPVGLDSIDHKMLLAMMTTFAGRPVGLDTIAASIGEESQTIEDVYEPYLMQIGFLQRTPRGRIATDQAYRHLGMPVPER; this is encoded by the coding sequence GTGGAAGATCGGATTATATCCGCTAACCTGATGATGGATGAGCAGGCCATGGAGTTAAGCCTGCGCCCCCGGTATCTGGCCGAATATATCGGGCAATCCAAAGCGAAGGAAAATTTAAAGATTTATATAGACGCAGCCAAGATGCGGAAGGAAGCACTGGACCACGTTCTGCTGTACGGGCCTCCCGGGCTCGGGAAAACAACGCTGTCGAACATTATCGCCAATGAGCTTGGCGTTAATTTGCGCACAACGTCGGGTCCGGCAATCGAACGCCCCGGCGACCTTGCCGCCCTGCTGACCAATCTGCAGGAGGGCGATGTACTGTTCATCGACGAAATCCATCGCCTTCACCGGACGGTAGAGGAAGTGCTCTATCCTGCAATGGAGGATTTCGCGCTGGACATTATGATCGGCAAAGGGCCAAGTGCCAGGTCGGTCCGTCTCGACCTGCCGCCGTTTACGCTTATTGGCGCGACGACAAGAGCGGGCCTCCTGTCGGCGCCGCTGCGCGACCGGTTTGGCGTCATCAGCCGTTTGGAATTCTATACGATGGATGAGCTGGCTTACATCGTATCCCGCTCGGCTGAAATTTTTGACATTGCCATTATCGGAGAAGCATCGGAAGAAATCGCGATGCGTTCCCGGGGAACGCCGCGTATTGCGAACCGTCTATTGAAGCGGGTACGCGATTACGCGCAGGTACGCGGAGACGGCATTATTACGCACGAGATTGCAAAGTCCGCGCTGGAGCTGCAGCAAGTCGATCCGGTGGGGCTTGATAGTATCGACCACAAGATGCTTTTGGCCATGATGACGACGTTTGCCGGCCGTCCGGTCGGCCTGGATACGATTGCCGCGTCCATTGGCGAAGAGAGTCAGACGATCGAGGATGTCTACGAGCCTTACTTAATGCAGATCGGATTTCTTCAGCGGACGCCGCGCGGCCGAATCGCAACGGATCAGGCATACCGTCATCTCGGGATGCCTGTACCGGAAAGGTGA
- the ruvA gene encoding Holliday junction branch migration protein RuvA: MIDFLRGLISHVESEYVVLDVRDVGYQVFTPNPYAFAGKEGTVTIYIHHHVREDAILLYGFESREEQTLFRKLLEVSGIGPRVALGILAGGRPDAVIGAIQQENIAFLTRLPGIGKKTAQRMILDLKDKLAGFATDAGLLAAAGLAPHQPVSAASAQQGAGTAWEEARDGLSALGYTAAELDKAWSALAPSVTADETVDSLMKRALQQLFKG; this comes from the coding sequence ATGATCGATTTTTTACGCGGACTTATATCTCATGTAGAATCCGAATATGTCGTTTTAGATGTCAGAGATGTCGGCTACCAGGTGTTTACGCCTAATCCGTATGCTTTTGCGGGCAAGGAAGGTACCGTCACCATTTATATTCACCATCATGTCCGCGAGGATGCGATTCTTCTGTACGGCTTTGAGTCGCGGGAGGAGCAGACCTTGTTCCGCAAGCTGCTCGAAGTATCGGGTATCGGTCCGAGGGTGGCGCTTGGCATACTGGCCGGCGGGCGTCCGGATGCCGTTATCGGCGCGATTCAGCAAGAGAACATCGCGTTCCTGACGAGACTTCCCGGCATTGGGAAAAAGACCGCCCAGCGCATGATTCTTGACCTTAAGGATAAGCTGGCCGGTTTTGCGACGGATGCCGGGCTTCTCGCTGCAGCGGGGCTTGCGCCTCATCAGCCTGTTTCCGCGGCTAGCGCGCAGCAAGGCGCCGGTACAGCCTGGGAAGAAGCTCGCGACGGGCTTTCCGCGCTTGGTTATACGGCCGCCGAGCTGGATAAAGCATGGAGCGCCTTGGCTCCGTCGGTAACCGCGGACGAAACGGTAGACTCATTAATGAAACGTGCCTTGCAGCAGCTGTTTAAAGGCTAA
- the ruvC gene encoding crossover junction endodeoxyribonuclease RuvC, giving the protein MRVLGIDPGIAIAGFGFIDKDGHKLKPVQYGCIQTAAHTPQEERLVQIYDSAVALMDKYKPDTVAVEKLFFNRNVTTAFAVGQARGVIILAAAQRGLPVAEYTPLQVKQAVVGYGKAEKRQVQEMVKMFLKLSAIPKPDDVADALAVAICHAHSSGLSQKINEVLR; this is encoded by the coding sequence TTGCGCGTTCTTGGTATAGACCCCGGCATTGCGATCGCGGGATTTGGTTTTATTGATAAGGATGGCCATAAGCTGAAGCCGGTCCAATACGGCTGTATTCAGACGGCTGCCCATACTCCTCAGGAGGAGAGGCTTGTGCAGATTTACGACTCGGCCGTTGCGCTTATGGATAAGTATAAGCCCGATACCGTGGCCGTAGAGAAGCTGTTCTTCAACCGTAACGTTACAACCGCGTTTGCAGTGGGGCAGGCGAGAGGAGTAATTATTCTGGCTGCTGCCCAGCGGGGACTTCCGGTAGCAGAGTATACGCCGCTTCAGGTAAAGCAGGCCGTTGTAGGTTATGGCAAAGCAGAGAAGCGCCAGGTGCAGGAGATGGTCAAAATGTTTCTTAAGCTGTCGGCCATACCGAAGCCGGATGATGTCGCGGATGCGCTCGCGGTAGCGATCTGTCATGCCCATTCTTCGGGATTGTCGCAAAAAATTAACGAGGTGCTTCGATGA
- a CDS encoding BofC C-terminal domain-containing protein has product MMMKFSLWKQLKKRLRRGRRPMWTLGSFLIGVTVLVQAVYGTPAAAAAGAAVKEPGEGNPGLIRILQEHEEPLAVQLHRQYICGEETQPLGQLTSAEVIRMLVSHPEWTAMLSQDGQTVLLEQEIEDFSQSCKGNIYIGLDKQGYLSLFEGAPKKEKVVKTFFQLDVKYMESSLPQDKVDRLSEGIKITDMDEYNSVLSTYSDFAMPANQKVMKPTY; this is encoded by the coding sequence ATGATGATGAAGTTCAGCTTATGGAAGCAATTGAAAAAAAGACTGCGACGAGGGCGGCGTCCGATGTGGACCTTGGGATCATTCTTAATTGGAGTGACAGTGCTTGTACAAGCTGTTTACGGCACGCCGGCTGCCGCAGCGGCAGGGGCTGCTGTTAAAGAACCGGGAGAAGGTAATCCCGGTCTGATTCGTATTTTACAGGAGCATGAGGAGCCGCTGGCCGTTCAGTTGCACCGCCAGTACATTTGCGGAGAGGAAACGCAGCCGCTTGGTCAATTGACCTCCGCTGAAGTGATACGAATGCTGGTGTCTCATCCCGAATGGACGGCGATGCTGTCGCAGGACGGCCAGACCGTGCTGCTTGAGCAGGAGATAGAAGATTTCTCTCAATCCTGCAAAGGCAATATTTATATCGGGCTGGATAAACAAGGCTACCTGTCTCTGTTTGAAGGGGCACCAAAAAAAGAGAAGGTCGTAAAGACCTTTTTTCAGTTGGACGTGAAATATATGGAGAGCAGCCTGCCTCAGGATAAGGTAGACCGTCTGTCCGAAGGGATCAAGATAACCGATATGGACGAATACAACAGCGTATTGTCCACCTACAGCGATTTTGCAATGCCGGCCAACCAAAAAGTGATGAAGCCGACTTATTGA